A window of Cellulosimicrobium protaetiae genomic DNA:
GCGCCGCCCGTGGCGGGTCTGGCCCACGGGAGTCGTGGTGTGGGGCTGCGCCTGGGCACTCGGCGTCCTGCTGCGCGTTCTCACCGACCAGGGTGTCGCCCCCGCGTTCCAGCTCGTGTCCTTCGGCTTCCTCGCGGTCACGATGCTGGGCTGGCGTGGCGTGGTCGCGCTCGTCGGCGTGCTCCGGCCGGGCGACCGGCGACGCCGCGCGCGCGACCTCGCCGGGAGCCCGCTACCGCGCTGACAGGGCGGCGACGACGTCCGGGGCGAGCGCGCGGAACGCCTTCCCCCGGTGGCTGATCGCGTTCTTCTCCGCCGGGCTCAGCTCGGCAGCGGACCGGGCGCCGTTCCCGGGCTGCTCGTCGGGCAGGAGGATCGGGTCGTACCCGAACCCGTTCTCGCCGCGCGGCGCGGTGAGCAGGGTCCCGCGCATCTCGCCCGTGCGCACGACCTCGGTCCCGTCCGGAGTGACGAGCGCAGCCGCGCACACGAAGCCCGCGGCCCGGTGCTCGGCGCGCACGTCGCCGAGCTGGGCGAGCAGGAGCTCGAGGTTCGCGACGTCGTCGCCGTGCCGCCCGGCCCAGCGCGCGGAGAAGATCCCCGGGGCGCCACCGAGCACGTCGACGGCGAGACCGGAGTCGTCCGCGACGGCGGGCAGGCCCGTGGCCGCGACGAGCGCGCGGGCCTTGATGAGCGCGTTCTCGGCGAACGTCACGCCGTCCTCGACGGGCTCGGGCGCGCCGACGTCGCCCGCTCCGACGATCGCGTCGGGCGCGAGATCGAGGCCCGGGTGCGCGTCGAGCTCGGCCGCGAGGATGGCGCGCAGCTCGGCGATCTTCCCGCGGTTGTGCGTGGCGAGGACGAGACGCGCGCCGTCCGGCACGACGACGCCCGGCGCCGCGGGCGCACCCGCCGCCCCGGTCACCGCGCGTCCGCCGCGAGCGCCGCGCGCTGGATCGTGGTGAGGTCGGCGGTGCCGGCGACGGCGAGGTCGAGCAGCGCGTCGAGCTCGGCGCGGTCGAACGGCGCGTGCTCGGCGGTGCCCTGCACCTCGACGAACGTGCCCGAGCCCGTGACCACGACGTTCATGTCCGTCTCGGCGCGCACGTCCTCGACGTACGGGAGGTCGAGCATGGGCGTGCCGTCGATGATGCCGACGCTCACCGCGGCGACCGAGTCGGTCAGCACCGGCTTGCCGCCCTTGACGTGACCGTGGCGCTGACCCCACGCGACCGCGTCGGCGAGCGCCACGTAGGCGCCCGTGATCGCGGCGGTGCGGGTGCCGCCGTCGGCCTGCAGGACGTCGCAGTCGAGCACGATCGTGTTCTCGCCGAGCGCCGAGACGTCGATGATCGCGCGCAGGGACCGGCCGATGAGGCGCGAGATCTCGTGCGTGCGCCCGCCGATCTTGCCCTTGACCGACTCGCGCTGGCTGCGCTCGTCCGTCGCGCGCGGCAGCATCGCGTACTCGGCCGTGACCCAGCCCTCGCCCGACCCCTTGCGCCAGCGCGGCACACCCTCCGTGAACGACGCCGCGCACAGCACGCGCGTCCGGCCGAACTCGACGAGCACGCTCCCCTCGGCCTGGTCGAGCCAGTGGCGGGTGATGGTCACGGGCCGGAGCTGGTCGGGCGCACGCCCGTCGGCGCGCACGACCTCAGAAGAGGCAGAGATGGTCATGCGGCCACCTTACCGACCCCCCGGCCCCCTGCTGAGTGCATGAAATAGTCGCGCCGATCAGCCTGGGGCGCGACTATTTCATGCACTCACGGTCAGAGGTCGAAGACTGCGCCCGTGGTCGCCACGTCGACCCGGCCCGCGTACGACTCGCGGGCCTCCGTGCGCGAGCGCTCGGGGTCGTTCCACGCCGGGAGGTGCGTGAGCACCAGCCGGTGCGCGCCGGCCGCCGTCGCGACCTCGCCCGCCCGGCGCCCCGTGAGGTGGATGCCCGGCTCGACACCGTCGTCGCGGCCCTCGTGGAACGCGGCCTCCGACAGCAGCAGGTCGGCGTCGCGAGCCAGCTCGACGACGCCGTCGCACACGTCGGTGTCACCCGTGTACGCGAGCACGGCACGCTCGCCCGTCCGCAGCGACGACGGCCCCGTGACGCGCACGCCGTACGCCTCGACCGGGTGGAACACGCGGTACGGCTCGAGGGTGAGCGGGCCGACCTGGACCGGGACCCCCGCCTCCCAGGCCCGCACGTCGAGCTCCTCGGCCATCGCGTCGCCCGGCTCGGCTCCGTACGCCGCCTCGAGACGCCCGGCCGTGCCCGACGGCCCGAGCACCGTGAGGCGGCTCGGCACCCCGGTCCGCGTCGAGCCGCGCTCCGGGTGGTAGCGCAGGTAGACGTACAGACCGCACACGTCGACGAAGTGGTCGGGGTGCAGGTGCGACAGCGCGACGGCGTCCAGGTCGAGCGGGTCGACGAAGCGCTGCAGCGTGCCCAGCGACCCGTTGCCGAGGTCGAGCACGACGTTCCAGTCGCGTGCCTCGAACCCCGCGGCCGCGGCCTCCGCGGCCGGGACCTGGACGAGGTACGACGACGCGGGCGACTCCGGCCCGGCGAACGACCCCGAGCACCCGACCGTGACGAGGCGCATCAGGCCGCCTCCACGCTGAGCACCTCGGGGCCGAGGAACCGGCGCGCCAGGTGCTCGAACGGCTCGGCGCTCCCGGTCGCGACGAACCGGTGCCGCGGCGGTCCCGCGTCGCGCGAGCGCTCGAGGTCGTGCGCGACGAGCGTGCGGTAGACGTCCTTGGCCGTCTCCTCCGCGCTCGACACGAGCGTGACCTCCTCGCCCATGACGTACGAGATCGCGCCCGTCAGCAGCGGGTAGTGCGTGCATCCGAGCACGAGCGTGTCGACCCCCGCCGCCTTGACCGGGTCGAGGTAGCGGTGCGCGACCTCCAGCACCTCGGGCCCCGACGTCACGCCCTGCTCGACGAGCGGCACGAAGTCCGGGCACGCCTGGGTCGTCAGGTGCAGCCCCGGCGTGACGGCGAACGCGTCCTCGTAGGACCGCGACGTGATGGTGGCGCGCGTCCCGATGACCCCGATCCGTCCCGAGCGCGTCGCGGCGACCGCGCGACGCGCCGCCGGGAGGATCACCTCGACGACCGGGAGCCCGTGGCGCTGCGTGTACCGCTCGCGCGCGTCACGCAGGACCGCCGACGACGCCGAGTTGCAGGCGATGACGAGCATCTTCACACCGTCGTCGACGAGCTGGTCCATGATCGCCAGCGCCATCGCCCGGACCGCCGCGAGCGGCTTGGGCCCGTAGGGCCCGTTCGCGGTGTCCCCGATGTAGAGGAGGGACTCGTTCGGAAGCTGGTCGAGGATCGAGCGTGCGACGGTCAGGCCGCCCACGCCCGAGTCGAAGATCCCGATGGGAGCGTCGTTCACCCGCCCGAGCCTACTGGCGCGCTCGCGCGCGGGGCGCACCGAACCGCGGCTCCCGCCTGTGGCAGCGCCCACAGGACCCTCCGTGCGGGTCTTCCCCGGAGGCCGGCCTCGGGACGGCCCCCGGTCTGGTCCGGGCGCTCAGGACGGACGGCCGCGCCCTGCCCGGAGGTCGGCGAGCATGCCGTCCACGAGCGACTCCTGGAGCAGGCCCGTGAGCAGGAACACGCTCACGAGGAAGCGGCGCGGTGCCCCACCCACCTCGTCCACCGGCCCGTCCTCGCCCTCGCGGTCCAGCTCGTCGTACAGGCCCTCGACCTGCTCGTCGGTCCGCAGCCCGAGCCGTTCGGCGAGCACGAGGCGCACGTCCGTCAGCGCGCCCGCCACGTCCTCGGCGTCCTCCCGCGTCACGGCGAACGGGGCCGCCTCGCTCGGCTCCGAGTCCACGAGCATGCGCGCCAGCAGCACGAGCCGCCCGACCTTGCGCGCCGCGAGGTCGTCCTGGGTGAACCGCCGGAACTCGGTCGCCACGTCGGCGTCGTCCGACGCGTCGGGGAGCAGACGCCGCACGGCCGGGTCGGGCGGAGGCGTCGCGTCCGACCCGTGCCCACCCGGCAGCGGGCCCGTCCAGCCGGGAGGCGACCAGACGTCGTCGGGCACGGGCGCGGCGGGACCCGGCGCCCGCCCGGGCACGCCCTCCTGGAGCATCTGGGCGACGTCGCCCGCGAGCTGCGCGAGCACGATCCGCTCCGACGGCTCGAGCTCCGCGACGTACCCGTGCGCCTCGGCGCGGAACGGCCTCACTGCTCGCCGTCCTTCTGCAGCGTCGCCCACAGCCCGAACCCGTGCATCGCCTGCACGTCGACCTCCATGCGCTCGCGATCGCCCGTCGACACGACGGCACGACCCTCCTGGTGCACCTGCAGCATGAGCTGGTGGGCGCGCTCCGCCGCGTACCCGAAGTAGGACTCGAACACGTACGCGACGTAGCTCATGAGGTTGACCGGGTCGTTCCACACGAGGGTGACCCACGGGCTGTCGGGGAGGACGGTCTCGTCGACCCGGGTCGCCTCCTCGGGCACGGTCACGGACGCCAGCGCGCCGGTGGCGCGGGTGAAGATCGGCTGAGGGCTCACGCCACCACTGTATTCGTGGGCCTGTCGACACCCGTCGTGCCCGTCGCTGCCCTACCGTATTCCGCATGAGCCTCGCCGACCCGGGCAGCGTCGCCCCCTCCCTCACCGACAGCGCTGCCTCGCCGGGACGACAGGCGGGCCCGGCGCCGCAGCGCCCGCCCTACCAGCCGGTCGCGTCGACCGCCCTCCTCACCGACCGCTACGAGCTGACGATGCTCCAGGCCGCGCTCGCGGACGGCACCGCCGACCGCCACTGCCTGTTCGAGGTCTTCACGCGCCGCCTCCCACCGGGGCGGCGGTACGGGGTCCTCGCGGGGACGGGACGCGTCCTGGAGGCGCTGTCGTCGTTCCGGTTCGGCGCCGAGGAGCTCGACTGGCTCCACGCGCAGTCCGTCGTCGACGACCGCACGCTCGAGTTCCTCGCCGGCTACCGGTTCACCGGGACCGTCTCCGGGTACGCCGAGGGCGAGGTCTTCTTCCCGCAGTCTCCCGTGATGACCGTCGAGGGCACGTTCGCCGAGGCGGTGCTGCTCGAGACGCTCGTGCTGTCGATCCTCAACTACGACTCCGCCGTCGCGTCCGCAGCGTCGCGCATGACGAGCGCCGCCGTCGAGCGCCCGTGCCTCGAGATGGGCGCGCGGCGCGCGCACGAGCAGGCCGCCGTCGCCGCAGCGCGCGCCGCGGTGGTCGGCGGGTTCGCCGGGACGTCCAACCTCGAGGCGGGGCGCCGCTACGGGCTGGCGACCATCGGCACCGCCGCGCACGCCTTCACGCTCCTGCACGACGACGAGGAGTCGGCCTTCGCGTCGCAGGTCGCCTCGCTCGGTCCCGGCACCACGCTCCTCGTCGATACCTACGACGTACGCAAGGGCGTCCAGAACGCGGTACGCGCCGCCGGCGGGAGGCTCGGTGCCGTCCGGCTCGACTCCGGAGACCTCGGGGTGCTCGCCGTCGAGGTGCGCCGCCAGCTCGACTCCCTCGGCGCGCACGACACGAAGATCACGGTGACCTCGGACCTCGACGAGTACGCCATCGCGTCGCTCGCCGCCGCCCCCGTCGACTCGTACGGCGTCGGGACCTCGCTCGTCACCGGTTCCGGCGCGCCCACGTGCGGCATGGTCTACAAGCTCGTCGCCCGCGCCGACTCCTCCGGCGTGCTCCAGCCCGTCGCCAAGGCCTCCACGGCCAAGACCAGCACCGGCGGGCGCAAGGTCGCCGCGCGTCGGTACGACGTCGACGGCCGCGCGGTCGAGGAGGTCGTCGTGACCGGCGCCGACCTCGCCGTCCAGGAGTGGGAGCCCGACGACGGAGACCTCCGACCGCTCCAGGTCCCGCTCGTCGTCGACGGCGCGGTCGACTCGCGGTGGGTCGGGTCCTACGGCGTGCAGAACGCCGCGCACCGCCACCGCGAGGCCCGTGCCGAGCTGCCCCGCGGTGCCCGCCGCCTCTCGGCCGGCGACCCCGCGATCCCGACGGTCGTGCACACGATCCCCTGAGCCCGCCGGAGCGTGTGACCGCGGTGCGACCCGGCTGCTACCGCTTGCCGACGAACCAGCCGCGGACGGTCGCGACACGTGCATCGAGCTGCTCGACCGTCGCGAGCGGGACCTCGGGCCCGCCGCAACGGCGCCGCAGCTCGGTGTGCACGGACCCGTGCGGCTGCCCGCTGCGGCGCGACCAGGCGGAGACGAGCCGCTGCAGCTCCTTGCGCAGCTCGGCCGCCCGACGGTGGTCCATCTCGGCCCGCTCGCGCTCCGCGGACTGCGTGCTCCTGGAGCGCGCGCTGATCTGGTCGGCCTGACGCTGGCGCAGGAGCGTGGTGACCTGGTCGGCGTCGAGGAGACCAGGGAGGCCGAGGAAGTCGAGCTCCTCGTCCGACCCGACGTCCGCGCCCGTCCCGAACTCGCCGCCGTCGAACAGGACGCGGTCGAACGAGGCCTGCGCCTCGAGCGCCTCGAACGACCCCTGGACGAGCTCGCCCGACGCCTTGTCCTCGCGGTTCGCCTCGGCGAGAAGCGCATCCTCGGGGTTGAAGCCCTCACCCTGCTCCTCCGCCGTGAGCGGTCGGTCGAGCGCGTGGTCCCGCTCGATCTCCAGCCCGTTCGCCAGCTCCAGCAGGTGCGGGACGCTGGGCAGGAACACCGACGCCGTCTCACCCCGCTTGCGGGCACGCACGAACCGCCCGACGGCCTGCGCGAAGAACAGCGGGGTCGCCGTCGACGTGGCGTACACGCCCACGGCCAGGCGCGGGACGTCCACACCCTCTGACACCATGCGCACCGCGACCATCCAGCGGCCGTCGCCGTCGGAGAACTCCTCGATGCGGCTGCTCGCCCCGTCGTCGTCCGACAGCACCACGGTCGGGGACTTCCCGGTGATCCGGGCGAGGTGGCCCGCGTACGCGCGCGCGTCGGTCTGGTCGGTCGCGATCACGAGTCCCCCGGCGTCGGGGATCGCGCGCCGCACCTCGGTGAGGCGCTTGTCCGCCGCCGCGAGGACCGACGGGATCCACTCGCCGTTCGGGTCGAGCGCGGTGCGCCACGCCTGGCCCGTCATGTCCTTCGTGAGCGCCTCGCCCAGACGTGCGCTCACCTCGTCGCCGGCCTTGGTGCGCCAGCGCATGTTGCCCGAGTACGACAGGAACAGCACCGGGCGCACGACGTGGTCCCGCAGCGCGTCGCCGTAACCGTACGTGTAGTCCGCGCGCGAGCGGCGGATGCCGTCAGGACCGCGGTCGTACTCGACGAACGGGATCGCCGCGGTGTCGGACCGGAAGGGCGTGCCCGTCAGTGCGAGACGACGCGTCGCGTCCTCGAACGCCTCGCGCACGGCGTCGCCCCACGACAGCGCGTCGCCCCCGTGGTGCACCTCGTCGAGGATGACGAGCGTCCGGTCGGCGGTCGTGCGCGCCGCGTGCAGCGCGGGCTTGGCAGCGATCTGCGCGTACGTCAGCGCGACGCCGTCGTAGTGGGCGCCGTGCCGGCCCTGGCTGTTGCGGAAGTTGGGGTCGATCCGGATGCCGACGCGTGCCGCGGCGTCGGCCCACTGGTGCTTGAGGTGCTCGGTCGGTGCGACGACCGTCACCCGCCGCACGATCCCCTGCTCGAGCAGCTCGGTCGCGACCCGCAGCGCGAACGTCGTCTTGCCCGCACCCGGGGTCGCGACCGCGAGGAAGTCGCGCGGCGCGCGGGTGCGATACAGCTCGAGCGCCTCGGCCTGCCACGCGCGCAGCTTCGACGCCGAGCCCCACGGGGCGCGACGCGGGAACGCGGGCGACAGGTGCGACGCCGCAGCCGACGACGGGCTCTGCGGCGCGGGCGGGCTGGTCCTGCTACGGGTGTCGGGGGCGGAGTGACCGGTGGACGTCGTGTGGTGCTCCCCGCTCACTTGCCGGAGTCACCCTCGCCGTCCTGCGGGTCCCGCAGACCGTCGTAGATCTCCTTGCACGTGGGGCACACGGGGAACTTGTTCGGGTCGCGACCGGGCACCCACACCTTGCCGCAGAGCGCGATCACCGGCTTGCCGGAGAGTGCGGACTCCATGATCTTCTCCTTGCGCACGTAGTGCGCGAAGCGCTCGTGGTCGCCCGGCTCGGTCTGCTCGCGCGTCTCCTCGCGCTCGAGCACCCCGGTCGACGTGCCGGTCGTCGGCTCGGTCGCGGGGTTCCGGAACGGGTCCTCAGGACCCCCGGGGGGCGTGCTCGCACGGAGTTCGATCATGACCCGAAGTCTACGTCGCGCTGCCGACACCTGTGGGGGCTCTACGCCCGCGACAGACGCACGATGGCCCGTGCCCAGCGACGAAAGAGCCCGCCGGCACACGGTCCAGGGGCGTGGACCGTGCACCGGCGGGCGGCTCCGAGCGGCGGGTGAGACCCGCGCGGCCTGGGCAGCGGCCTACAGGCCCTGCCAGTCGGGCTTGGACGCGTAGGTCTGGCGGTAGTAGTCCCCGAGCTGCAGGCGCGAGGCCGCCGCGTCGTCGACCAGCACCGTCGCGTGCGGGTGCATCTGCATGATCGTCGCGGGCCACAACGCGCTGACCGGGCCCTCCACGAGCTGGTGCACCGCCTCCGCCTTGCCCCGGCCCGTGGCCAGCAGCACCAGGTGCCGCGCCGACATGATCGTCGCCAGCCCCTGCGTCAGGCAGTGCCGCGGCACCCGGTCCACGTCGTCGCCGAAGAACCGCGCGTTGTCCACCCGCGTCTGCGCCGTCAACGTCTTGATCCGCGTCCGCGACGCCAGCGACGACCCCGGCTCGTTGAACGCGATGTGCCCGTCGGTGCCGATCCCCAGGATCTGCACGTCCACACCCCCCGCGGCCGCGATCGACTCCTCGTACGCCGCGCACGCCGCCACCAGGTCCGCCGCGTTGCCGTCCGGGCCCTGGACCGCGCCCTCGGCGAAGTCCACCCGCGACGCGATCTCGGTCTCGATCACGTTCCGGTACCGCTCGGGGTGCTCCGCGGGCAGGCCCACGTACTCGTCGAGCATGAACGCCTTCACCCGGGCGAACGACAACCCGTCCTCACGGTGCCGGCGCGCCAGCTCGTCGTACACCTTCAACGGCGACGAGCCCGTCGCCAGCCCCAGCACCGCCCGAGGCCGCGACCGCACCACCGCCTCGATCGCGTCCGCAGCCAGCACCGCCAACCGCTCCGCAGGAGCGATCACGACCTCCATCACAACACCTTTCGACGGCCGACGAGGGCAGCGCCCACCGCGGCGACGGGGACGTCCGTCGGAGCGAGAGACACCCGCTCCGCGAGACGCAACGAGGACAGGAACGGGGACGTGCTCGACTGCGCGTCGAGCGCCGCACGCACGGCGTCGAGGAGCGGCTGCCCCAGCGCGGAGACGCCACCCCCGAGCACGACGTGCCGCACGTCGACCGAGAGCTCGAGGATCCGGACCGCGGACGCGACCGCGGACGCGAACTCGTCCTTGATCCGGACGGCCTCCGGGTCGCCGGCCGCCGCGGCCTCGAAGAGCTCCGCGGGCGCCGGTCGACCGTGACGCGACGGCCACCGGGCCGACACCGCGGAACCCGAGGCGTACACCTCGACGCAGCCCCGCTGGCCGCACGCGCACTCCGGGCCACGGGGATCGATGGGGATGTGCCCGATCTCCCCCGCCGCACCGCTCACGCCGCGCCGCAGCTCACCACCGAGGACGATGCCGGCGGCGAGCCCGGTGCCGAGCGCGAGGAACGCGAGGTCCGCGCCGTCGTCGCCCCGCAGGTGCGACGCCCCGAGCGC
This region includes:
- a CDS encoding DUF3054 domain-containing protein; this encodes MTDLAPTGEAPRRTGLVLLAALADVACVLALASGGLATHSADEGMARLLVVAWPFAAGAALGWLLTRAWRRPWRVWPTGVVVWGCAWALGVLLRVLTDQGVAPAFQLVSFGFLAVTMLGWRGVVALVGVLRPGDRRRRARDLAGSPLPR
- the rdgB gene encoding RdgB/HAM1 family non-canonical purine NTP pyrophosphatase; its protein translation is MTGAAGAPAAPGVVVPDGARLVLATHNRGKIAELRAILAAELDAHPGLDLAPDAIVGAGDVGAPEPVEDGVTFAENALIKARALVAATGLPAVADDSGLAVDVLGGAPGIFSARWAGRHGDDVANLELLLAQLGDVRAEHRAAGFVCAAALVTPDGTEVVRTGEMRGTLLTAPRGENGFGYDPILLPDEQPGNGARSAAELSPAEKNAISHRGKAFRALAPDVVAALSAR
- the rph gene encoding ribonuclease PH, producing MTISASSEVVRADGRAPDQLRPVTITRHWLDQAEGSVLVEFGRTRVLCAASFTEGVPRWRKGSGEGWVTAEYAMLPRATDERSQRESVKGKIGGRTHEISRLIGRSLRAIIDVSALGENTIVLDCDVLQADGGTRTAAITGAYVALADAVAWGQRHGHVKGGKPVLTDSVAAVSVGIIDGTPMLDLPYVEDVRAETDMNVVVTGSGTFVEVQGTAEHAPFDRAELDALLDLAVAGTADLTTIQRAALAADAR
- a CDS encoding MBL fold metallo-hydrolase yields the protein MRLVTVGCSGSFAGPESPASSYLVQVPAAEAAAAGFEARDWNVVLDLGNGSLGTLQRFVDPLDLDAVALSHLHPDHFVDVCGLYVYLRYHPERGSTRTGVPSRLTVLGPSGTAGRLEAAYGAEPGDAMAEELDVRAWEAGVPVQVGPLTLEPYRVFHPVEAYGVRVTGPSSLRTGERAVLAYTGDTDVCDGVVELARDADLLLSEAAFHEGRDDGVEPGIHLTGRRAGEVATAAGAHRLVLTHLPAWNDPERSRTEARESYAGRVDVATTGAVFDL
- the murI gene encoding glutamate racemase — its product is MNDAPIGIFDSGVGGLTVARSILDQLPNESLLYIGDTANGPYGPKPLAAVRAMALAIMDQLVDDGVKMLVIACNSASSAVLRDARERYTQRHGLPVVEVILPAARRAVAATRSGRIGVIGTRATITSRSYEDAFAVTPGLHLTTQACPDFVPLVEQGVTSGPEVLEVAHRYLDPVKAAGVDTLVLGCTHYPLLTGAISYVMGEEVTLVSSAEETAKDVYRTLVAHDLERSRDAGPPRHRFVATGSAEPFEHLARRFLGPEVLSVEAA
- a CDS encoding DUF2017 family protein, with product MRPFRAEAHGYVAELEPSERIVLAQLAGDVAQMLQEGVPGRAPGPAAPVPDDVWSPPGWTGPLPGGHGSDATPPPDPAVRRLLPDASDDADVATEFRRFTQDDLAARKVGRLVLLARMLVDSEPSEAAPFAVTREDAEDVAGALTDVRLVLAERLGLRTDEQVEGLYDELDREGEDGPVDEVGGAPRRFLVSVFLLTGLLQESLVDGMLADLRAGRGRPS
- the clpS gene encoding ATP-dependent Clp protease adapter ClpS gives rise to the protein MTVPEEATRVDETVLPDSPWVTLVWNDPVNLMSYVAYVFESYFGYAAERAHQLMLQVHQEGRAVVSTGDRERMEVDVQAMHGFGLWATLQKDGEQ
- a CDS encoding nicotinate phosphoribosyltransferase codes for the protein MSLADPGSVAPSLTDSAASPGRQAGPAPQRPPYQPVASTALLTDRYELTMLQAALADGTADRHCLFEVFTRRLPPGRRYGVLAGTGRVLEALSSFRFGAEELDWLHAQSVVDDRTLEFLAGYRFTGTVSGYAEGEVFFPQSPVMTVEGTFAEAVLLETLVLSILNYDSAVASAASRMTSAAVERPCLEMGARRAHEQAAVAAARAAVVGGFAGTSNLEAGRRYGLATIGTAAHAFTLLHDDEESAFASQVASLGPGTTLLVDTYDVRKGVQNAVRAAGGRLGAVRLDSGDLGVLAVEVRRQLDSLGAHDTKITVTSDLDEYAIASLAAAPVDSYGVGTSLVTGSGAPTCGMVYKLVARADSSGVLQPVAKASTAKTSTGGRKVAARRYDVDGRAVEEVVVTGADLAVQEWEPDDGDLRPLQVPLVVDGAVDSRWVGSYGVQNAAHRHREARAELPRGARRLSAGDPAIPTVVHTIP
- a CDS encoding DEAD/DEAH box helicase, whose translation is MSPAFPRRAPWGSASKLRAWQAEALELYRTRAPRDFLAVATPGAGKTTFALRVATELLEQGIVRRVTVVAPTEHLKHQWADAAARVGIRIDPNFRNSQGRHGAHYDGVALTYAQIAAKPALHAARTTADRTLVILDEVHHGGDALSWGDAVREAFEDATRRLALTGTPFRSDTAAIPFVEYDRGPDGIRRSRADYTYGYGDALRDHVVRPVLFLSYSGNMRWRTKAGDEVSARLGEALTKDMTGQAWRTALDPNGEWIPSVLAAADKRLTEVRRAIPDAGGLVIATDQTDARAYAGHLARITGKSPTVVLSDDDGASSRIEEFSDGDGRWMVAVRMVSEGVDVPRLAVGVYATSTATPLFFAQAVGRFVRARKRGETASVFLPSVPHLLELANGLEIERDHALDRPLTAEEQGEGFNPEDALLAEANREDKASGELVQGSFEALEAQASFDRVLFDGGEFGTGADVGSDEELDFLGLPGLLDADQVTTLLRQRQADQISARSRSTQSAERERAEMDHRRAAELRKELQRLVSAWSRRSGQPHGSVHTELRRRCGGPEVPLATVEQLDARVATVRGWFVGKR
- a CDS encoding DUF3039 domain-containing protein → MIELRASTPPGGPEDPFRNPATEPTTGTSTGVLEREETREQTEPGDHERFAHYVRKEKIMESALSGKPVIALCGKVWVPGRDPNKFPVCPTCKEIYDGLRDPQDGEGDSGK
- the nagB gene encoding glucosamine-6-phosphate deaminase, translated to MEVVIAPAERLAVLAADAIEAVVRSRPRAVLGLATGSSPLKVYDELARRHREDGLSFARVKAFMLDEYVGLPAEHPERYRNVIETEIASRVDFAEGAVQGPDGNAADLVAACAAYEESIAAAGGVDVQILGIGTDGHIAFNEPGSSLASRTRIKTLTAQTRVDNARFFGDDVDRVPRHCLTQGLATIMSARHLVLLATGRGKAEAVHQLVEGPVSALWPATIMQMHPHATVLVDDAAASRLQLGDYYRQTYASKPDWQGL
- a CDS encoding ROK family protein, yielding MSDLSTAASLNGEAAAAPAGRPDRPSPRRVPAGAGSAVGLDIGGTKVLAAYLDPEGAARETLRLPTVRGPQGVVASAARAVREVVRRSGVDLADLDGVGVGVPGLVDPTDGSVTHAVNLGIEGGRFALADALSAELGGVPVQVDNDLNVAALGASHLRGDDGADLAFLALGTGLAAGIVLGGELRRGVSGAAGEIGHIPIDPRGPECACGQRGCVEVYASGSAVSARWPSRHGRPAPAELFEAAAAGDPEAVRIKDEFASAVASAVRILELSVDVRHVVLGGGVSALGQPLLDAVRAALDAQSSTSPFLSSLRLAERVSLAPTDVPVAAVGAALVGRRKVL